In Primulina eburnea isolate SZY01 chromosome 3, ASM2296580v1, whole genome shotgun sequence, one DNA window encodes the following:
- the LOC140828171 gene encoding casparian strip membrane protein 1-like produces MSTLIQHHYITLRSLFPFHNITQASIISLATTNSRKTLAEMEKNEATVEVAETSRERKGKAPLLVEAPAAFERGKVSRYKRGVSIFDLILRISAATAALGSTVAMGTTEQTLPFFTQFFQFQASYDDLPTFSFFVIAMAIVTGYLVLSIPFSIVCIVRPLAYAPRFMLILFDTLAVALATSAGGSSAAIVYLAHNGNSAANWLAICQQFGDFCQKVSGAVVAAFIAVVILIFLVVLSAVALQRH; encoded by the exons ATGTCAACTTTAATCCAACATCATTATATAACCCTTCGATCTCTCTTCCCATTTCATAACATAACTCAAGCTTCGATCATCTCTTTAGCGACCACAAATTCAAGAAAAACTTTAGcagaaatggagaaaaatgaGGCAACCGTTGAAGTTGCAGAAACGAGCAGAGAAAGGAAAGGAAAAGCACCCCTTTTGGTGGAGGCTCCGGCGGCATTTGAGCGTGGCAAGGTCTCGAGATACAAAAGGGGTGTCTCTATTTTTGACTTGATCCTCCGAATATCCGCTGCTACGGCGGCTTTAGGCTCTACAGTCGCCATGGGAACCACCGAGCAAACTCTCCCATTCTTCACTCAATTTTTCCAGTTCCAAGCCAGCTATGATGATCTCCCTACTTTCTC GTTCTTTGTAATAGCTATGGCGATAGTTACTGGATACCTTGTTCTCTCCATTCCCTTCTCCATTGTTTGCATCGTGCGACCTCTTGCCTATGCACCAAGATTCATGTTAATTCTCTTCGATACA CTTGCTGTTGCTTTGGCTACGTCCGCCGGGGGTTCTTCGGCAGCCATAGTTTACCTCGCACACAATGGGAACTCGGCGGCAAATTGGCTGGCCATATGTCAGCAGTTCGGCGATTTCTGCCAGAAGGTCAGTGGAGCCGTGGTGGCGGCGTTTATCGCGGTGGTTATACTTATTTTCTTGGTGGTGCTCTCGGCTGTGGCTCTCCAAAGACACTAA
- the LOC140826060 gene encoding B3 domain-containing protein At2g36080 isoform X2, producing MSINHHSSDQIPEPHLYWPQYIMDSSSTSQNPTFFSRLMPKPADFWATSTQPCRQQYQPTAAERAGSANMFNLNSEEEMAPDEQMSGTHADDRDSKNINSLSLDLAQNQRKDILKEHLFEKPLTPSDVGKLNRLVIPKQHAEKYFPLCGGDSGEKGFLLNFEDDTGKSWRFRYSYWNSSQSYVLTKGWSRFVKEKRLDAGDFVLFSRHVADAGRLFIGWRRRHSGVEIGGAPPVTGRGIFYHPYPNQQLQSSTSPSYQPEYLNSGAAPTSGNSKKLRLFGVNLECQADDSAASAAPADGGSPMSVHPDRWLRPYHHQYYVVHDHHDQMEINLSPAGNG from the exons ATGTCAATAAACCACCACTCTTCAGACCAGATTCCAGAGCCCCACCTCTACTGGCCACAGTACATAATGGATTCCTCGTCTACTAGTCAGAATCCCACTTTTTTCTCTCGTTTAATGCCTAAACCCGCTGATTTCTGGGCCACTAGTACTCAGCCTTGCCGCCAGCAGTACCAACCCACTGCCGCGGAAAGAGCTGGTTCAGCGAACATGTTCAACCTCAACAGCGAAGAGGAAATGGCACCCGATGAACAGATGAGTGGTACTCATGCAGATGACAGAGATTCTAAGAACATTAATAGTTTGTCCTTGGATTTGGCACAAAATCAGAGGAAAGATATCCTCAAAGAACATCTGTTCGAGAAGCCATTAACACCCAGCGACGTGGGTAAGCTCAACCGCTTGGTGATACCCAAGCAACACGCCGAGAAATACTTCCCACTGTGCGGCGGAGACTCTGGGGAGAAGGGTTTTCTGCTGAACTTCGAGGATGACACGGGTAAATCGTGGAGGTTTCGCTACTCTTATTGGAACAGTAGCCAGAGCTATGTCTTGACGAAAGGCTGGAGCCGTTTCGTGAAGGAGAAACGCCTGGACGCAGGCGATTTCGTCCTGTTCTCGCGCCACGTGGCGGACGCCGGACGCCTTTTCATAGGGTGGAGGAGGAGGCATTCCGGGGTAGAAATCGGCGGCGCTCCGCCTGTTACTGGCAGAGGAATATTCTACCATCCTTATCCAAACCAGCAGCTTCAATCTTCTACTTCTCCCTCATACCAACCTGAGTATCTTAATTCAG GCGCAGCCCCAACAAGTGGGAACTCGAAGAAATTGAGGCTATTTGGAGTGAATTTAGAATGCCAGGCCGATGACTCCGCCGCATCAGCGGCACCTGCCGACGGCGGCTCGCCAATGTCTGTCCACCCCGACCGGTGGCTCAGGCCATATCACCACCAGTATTACGTCGTCCATGATCATCACGATCAAATG GAAATAAATCTCTCACCAGCAGGTAATGGATAA
- the LOC140828172 gene encoding NAC domain-containing protein 90-like: MGDDFAPGFRFYPTEEELVLFYLHHKLRGTRPDINRVIPVLDIYEYHPSDLPQLAGERCQVDSEQWFFFIPRQEREVRGGRPNRLTKHGYWKATGSPGDVYSSQNRVIGRKKTMVFYEGRTPNGRKTEWKMNEYKAIETNLEVSSSSAPANPQVREELSLCRIYQRSNFFRAFDRRPPPSDGVIGIPVTEHRQAATTSSDPEAGFDCSNSGGMNNPSHSVGSDNNWDLASDDEPFWDLEQFDLVDVLKYNL; encoded by the exons ATGGGTGATGATTTTGCTCCAGGTTTTAGGTTCTACCCAACAGAGGAAGAGTTGGTGCTGTTTTATCTGCATCATAAGCTCAGAGGCACGAGACCTGATATCAATCGGGTCATCCCGGTTTTAGATATTTATGAATATCATCCCTCCGATCTCCCAC AACTGGCCGGAGAACGTTGTCAGGTGGATTCCGAGCAATGGTTCTTCTTCATTCCTAGGCAGGAGAGGGAAGTCCGAGGAGGAAGACCCAACAGGCTCACAAAACATGGTTATTGGAAAGCAACTGGTTCTCCTGGAGACGTTTACTCTTCCCAGAATCGCGTGATTGGCCGGAAAAAGACTATGGTTTTCTACGAGGGTCGAACGCCGAATGGTAGGAAGACCGAGTGGAAGATGAATGAATATAAGGCCATTGAGACAAATCTTGAAGTTTCTTCCTCTTCTGCTCCTGCAAATCCACAG GTAAGGGAAGAACTCAGCTTATGCAGAATTTACCAAAGATCAAACTTCTTTAGAGCATTCGATAGACGACCACCGCCATCCGACGGGGTGATAGGCATTCCAGTGACGGAGCACCGCCAAGCAGCCACCACATCTAGCGATCCAGAAGCTGGTTTTGATTGTTCTAATTCGGGTGGTATGAATAATCCGTCTCATTCTGTGGGAAGTGATAACAACTGGGATTTGGCCTCTGACGATGAACCCTTCTGGGATTTGGAACAATTTGATTTGGTAGATGTGTTAAAATATAATCTGTAA
- the LOC140826060 gene encoding B3 domain-containing protein At2g36080 isoform X1 — MSINHHSSDQIPEPHLYWPQYIMDSSSTSQNPTFFSRLMPKPADFWATSTQPCRQQYQPTAAERAGSANMFNLNSEEEMAPDEQMSGTHADDRDSKNINSLSLDLAQNQRKDILKEHLFEKPLTPSDVGKLNRLVIPKQHAEKYFPLCGGDSGEKGFLLNFEDDTGKSWRFRYSYWNSSQSYVLTKGWSRFVKEKRLDAGDFVLFSRHVADAGRLFIGWRRRHSGVEIGGAPPVTGRGIFYHPYPNQQLQSSTSPSYQPEYLNSGAAPTSGNSKKLRLFGVNLECQADDSAASAAPADGGSPMSVHPDRWLRPYHHQYYVVHDHHDQMRWTKMHKRWGQEDVRAVRFLWRKKEDN; from the exons ATGTCAATAAACCACCACTCTTCAGACCAGATTCCAGAGCCCCACCTCTACTGGCCACAGTACATAATGGATTCCTCGTCTACTAGTCAGAATCCCACTTTTTTCTCTCGTTTAATGCCTAAACCCGCTGATTTCTGGGCCACTAGTACTCAGCCTTGCCGCCAGCAGTACCAACCCACTGCCGCGGAAAGAGCTGGTTCAGCGAACATGTTCAACCTCAACAGCGAAGAGGAAATGGCACCCGATGAACAGATGAGTGGTACTCATGCAGATGACAGAGATTCTAAGAACATTAATAGTTTGTCCTTGGATTTGGCACAAAATCAGAGGAAAGATATCCTCAAAGAACATCTGTTCGAGAAGCCATTAACACCCAGCGACGTGGGTAAGCTCAACCGCTTGGTGATACCCAAGCAACACGCCGAGAAATACTTCCCACTGTGCGGCGGAGACTCTGGGGAGAAGGGTTTTCTGCTGAACTTCGAGGATGACACGGGTAAATCGTGGAGGTTTCGCTACTCTTATTGGAACAGTAGCCAGAGCTATGTCTTGACGAAAGGCTGGAGCCGTTTCGTGAAGGAGAAACGCCTGGACGCAGGCGATTTCGTCCTGTTCTCGCGCCACGTGGCGGACGCCGGACGCCTTTTCATAGGGTGGAGGAGGAGGCATTCCGGGGTAGAAATCGGCGGCGCTCCGCCTGTTACTGGCAGAGGAATATTCTACCATCCTTATCCAAACCAGCAGCTTCAATCTTCTACTTCTCCCTCATACCAACCTGAGTATCTTAATTCAG GCGCAGCCCCAACAAGTGGGAACTCGAAGAAATTGAGGCTATTTGGAGTGAATTTAGAATGCCAGGCCGATGACTCCGCCGCATCAGCGGCACCTGCCGACGGCGGCTCGCCAATGTCTGTCCACCCCGACCGGTGGCTCAGGCCATATCACCACCAGTATTACGTCGTCCATGATCATCACGATCAAATG AGATGGACGAAAATGCACAAGAGATGGGGCCAAGAAGATGTAAGAGCTGTCAGATTCCTATGGAGGAAAAAGGAAGATAATTAA